One genomic segment of Arthrobacter sp. Marseille-P9274 includes these proteins:
- the msrA gene encoding peptide-methionine (S)-S-oxide reductase MsrA, whose product MKTFVLGGGCFWCLDAIYQKTKGVSEVVSGYTGGHTKDPFYEAVCSGTTGHAEVVAVTFDEEVVPEDVILGLFFVSHDPTTLNRQGYDVGTQYRSAMFYRDEQQKELFEAAITRAQDDWRDPIVTEVVQLGPFHRAEEYHQDFYAKHPEQGYCQVIINPKLAKARKYYAQWLSA is encoded by the coding sequence ATGAAAACTTTTGTGCTCGGTGGAGGCTGCTTCTGGTGCCTGGACGCAATTTACCAAAAGACCAAGGGAGTCTCGGAGGTGGTTTCCGGCTATACCGGCGGCCACACCAAGGACCCGTTCTATGAAGCGGTATGTTCGGGAACGACGGGACACGCGGAAGTCGTCGCCGTCACCTTCGATGAAGAGGTGGTCCCCGAGGACGTCATCCTGGGCCTGTTCTTTGTGTCCCACGATCCGACCACGCTGAACAGGCAGGGGTACGACGTCGGCACGCAGTACCGGTCGGCCATGTTCTACCGCGATGAACAGCAGAAGGAACTCTTCGAGGCCGCCATCACCCGAGCGCAGGATGACTGGCGCGACCCGATCGTCACCGAGGTTGTGCAGCTCGGCCCGTTCCACCGCGCCGAGGAGTACCACCAGGACTTTTACGCCAAGCACCCGGAGCAGGGCTACTGCCAGGTGATCATCAACCCCAAGCTGGCCAAGGCCCGTAAATATTACGCCCAATGGCTCTCGGCTTAA